In a single window of the Chondrocystis sp. NIES-4102 genome:
- the psb29 gene encoding photosystem II 22 kD protein — MKTVSDSKRSFYAAYPHPINSVYRRVVEELLVEMHLLSVNADFKPDPIYYLGIVTSFERLMQGYKPESDKQEIFKALCISTDADPETYKSQAGTLLSLAKDKSTADLLTWLGNPTAEGDTGYIIEPIKAIATNDNFKYSRPFAIGLYTLLEENDPNLVKESEKLNQTIDTISGNLKISGEKMKKDLELYRSNLDKMDQILKVIEDVLEASRKQRASRGQEQQESSTQAANTATAE; from the coding sequence ATGAAAACTGTTTCCGATAGTAAAAGATCTTTTTATGCAGCTTATCCCCATCCCATTAACTCAGTTTATCGTCGAGTAGTTGAGGAATTATTGGTAGAGATGCATCTACTTTCAGTTAATGCGGATTTTAAGCCAGATCCTATTTATTATTTGGGAATTGTTACCTCTTTTGAACGTTTAATGCAGGGGTATAAGCCAGAAAGCGATAAACAAGAAATCTTTAAGGCTTTATGTATCTCTACAGATGCCGATCCTGAAACTTATAAATCTCAAGCAGGAACATTACTCTCTTTAGCCAAGGATAAATCTACAGCAGACTTATTAACTTGGTTGGGAAATCCAACAGCAGAAGGTGATACTGGTTATATAATTGAACCGATTAAAGCGATCGCAACTAACGATAATTTTAAATACAGTCGTCCCTTTGCTATTGGCTTGTATACCCTTTTAGAAGAAAATGATCCCAATCTTGTAAAAGAGTCGGAAAAACTTAATCAAACTATTGATACTATCTCAGGAAATTTAAAGATTTCAGGAGAGAAAATGAAAAAGGATCTAGAACTATATCGTAGTAACTTAGATAAAATGGATCAGATCCTCAAAGTTATTGAAGATGTTTTAGAAGCAAGTCGTAAACAAAGAGCTTCGAGAGGGCAAGAACAACAGGAAAGTAGCACTCAAGCAGCAAATACAGCGACAGCAGAATAG